One genomic segment of Microbacterium maritypicum includes these proteins:
- a CDS encoding DUF1905 domain-containing protein — translation MRLRIEGAIWYWRGPAPFHFVTVPPVESEMIHEVASVVTYGWGMIPASVTVGASTVTTALWPKDGGYIVPIKKALQDREGLGVDDVIEVVLDIDA, via the coding sequence ATGCGACTGCGGATCGAGGGTGCGATCTGGTACTGGCGCGGTCCCGCGCCGTTCCACTTCGTCACCGTGCCGCCCGTCGAGAGCGAGATGATCCACGAGGTCGCCTCCGTCGTGACCTACGGATGGGGCATGATCCCGGCATCTGTGACGGTCGGGGCCAGCACGGTGACCACGGCGCTCTGGCCGAAGGACGGCGGGTACATCGTGCCGATCAAGAAGGCGCTCCAGGACCGCGAGGGTCTCGGAGTTGACGACGTGATCGAGGTCGTGCTCGACATCGACGCCTGA
- a CDS encoding ABC transporter ATP-binding protein, whose translation MTDPTAAPPVLALRGLRKQFGQKVAVDGLSLDVPAGSMLGLLGPNGAGKTTTLAMATGLLRPDAGTAWVLGADVWQNPAEAKARMGVLPDGIRMLDRLTGAELLRYTGLLRGMAETEVVSRTGDLLDALGLADARDTLVVDYSAGMRKKIGLACALIHAPRLLILDEPLEAVDPVSGETIRQILRSFVDGGGTVVLSSHVMELVESMCDRVAIVAEGRLLAHGPLDEVRAGLSLQQRFLTLVGAHDLGTETLAWLRSS comes from the coding sequence ATGACCGACCCCACAGCGGCCCCTCCCGTCCTCGCCCTTCGCGGGCTTCGCAAGCAGTTCGGGCAGAAGGTCGCCGTCGACGGTCTCTCCCTCGATGTGCCCGCCGGATCCATGCTCGGCCTGCTCGGCCCGAACGGCGCCGGCAAGACCACGACGCTCGCGATGGCCACGGGCCTGCTGCGTCCGGATGCGGGAACCGCCTGGGTGCTCGGTGCGGACGTGTGGCAGAACCCCGCAGAGGCGAAAGCGCGCATGGGTGTGCTCCCCGACGGCATCCGCATGCTCGACCGGCTGACCGGCGCCGAGCTGCTGCGTTACACCGGGCTGCTGCGCGGAATGGCCGAGACGGAGGTCGTCTCGCGGACCGGTGATCTCCTCGATGCGCTGGGGCTCGCCGATGCGCGGGACACGCTCGTCGTCGACTACTCCGCCGGCATGCGCAAGAAGATCGGGCTCGCCTGCGCGCTGATCCACGCACCTCGACTGCTCATCCTCGACGAGCCGCTGGAGGCGGTCGACCCGGTATCAGGCGAGACGATCCGTCAGATCCTGCGCTCCTTCGTCGACGGCGGCGGCACGGTCGTGCTGTCCAGCCACGTGATGGAGCTCGTCGAGTCGATGTGCGACAGGGTCGCCATCGTCGCCGAAGGACGCCTGCTGGCGCACGGCCCGCTCGACGAGGTGCGCGCCGGCCTCTCGCTGCAGCAGCGATTCCTCACGCTCGTGGGGGCGCACGACCTCGGGACGGAGACGCTCGCATGGTTGCGCTCCTCGTAA
- a CDS encoding potassium channel family protein: MVEVLRGDAPVLVIGLGRFGAACAGELDRLDREVLAIDDNLELVQKWSERVTHTVQADAKNIDALRQIGAQDFQVAVVAVGSSIEASVLITANLVDLKVPQIWAKAVSQSHGKILARVGANHVIYPEREAGERVAHLVSGRMLDFIRFDDDFVLAKMYPPKFIRGVGLNESGVRSKYKVTVVGVKSPGKPFRYAEANTIVTNHDLIIVSGTNSDIERFAGLDR, from the coding sequence TTGGTTGAAGTCCTCCGGGGCGACGCTCCCGTCCTCGTCATCGGCCTCGGCCGGTTCGGCGCCGCCTGCGCCGGAGAGCTCGACCGCCTCGACCGCGAGGTGCTCGCGATCGACGACAACCTCGAGCTCGTGCAGAAGTGGTCCGAGCGCGTCACGCACACCGTGCAGGCCGATGCGAAGAACATCGATGCCCTCCGGCAGATCGGCGCACAGGACTTCCAGGTCGCCGTCGTCGCGGTGGGTTCCTCGATCGAGGCATCGGTGCTGATCACGGCCAACCTCGTCGACCTGAAGGTGCCGCAGATCTGGGCCAAGGCCGTCTCGCAGTCGCACGGCAAGATCCTCGCCCGCGTCGGCGCCAACCACGTCATCTATCCCGAGCGCGAGGCCGGCGAGCGCGTGGCGCACCTCGTGAGCGGACGGATGCTCGACTTCATCCGCTTCGACGACGACTTCGTCCTCGCCAAGATGTACCCGCCGAAGTTCATCCGCGGTGTCGGCCTGAACGAGTCGGGCGTGCGCTCGAAGTACAAGGTCACCGTCGTGGGCGTGAAGAGCCCCGGCAAGCCGTTCCGCTATGCCGAGGCGAACACGATCGTCACGAACCACGACCTCATCATCGTCTCGGGCACCAACAGCGACATCGAGCGCTTCGCCGGCCTCGATCGCTGA
- a CDS encoding TrkH family potassium uptake protein: MSGIVSASSPRQSLKSAAGWVKHLVTSSPSRFAIVIFALLILVFTVLLSLPIASASGTVTPLSDALFTAVSTICVTGLATVDMANYWSPFGHVVVFLGVNIGALGVLTLASLMGMLISKRLGLRAKLMAAGDTNPMRAHGGVVNESQTVRLGEVGQLLTTVAVSALIIEASLAILLYPALVMAEVDPIAALWEAPYFAAMAFTNTGFAPNDGGVAVFADDYLVLSLLMVGVFLGSIGFPVIYTLAKHVWHVKRWSLHTKLTLVTTILLFILGAAVFVVLEFNNPKTFGSMDATDTTFQAFFLSAMTRSGGFNVIEMDDLNGSSLLAASMLMFVGGGSASTAGGIKVTTLAVLAIAVWSEAKGRQSVEAFGRRIPSDVQRVALSVVAWGATIVALSTIVIAQITKADISHVLFDVISAFGTVGLSTGLTAELPDSASYVMAATIFMGRVGTVTLAAAVAATSRTQYYSLPVERPIVG; this comes from the coding sequence ATGTCGGGCATCGTTTCGGCGTCGTCCCCGCGGCAGAGCCTCAAGAGCGCGGCCGGTTGGGTCAAGCACCTCGTCACCTCTTCGCCGTCACGCTTCGCGATCGTCATCTTCGCACTGCTGATCCTGGTCTTCACCGTGCTGCTCTCCCTGCCGATCGCTTCCGCGAGCGGAACCGTGACGCCGCTGAGCGATGCCCTCTTCACCGCCGTCTCCACCATCTGCGTCACCGGACTCGCGACCGTCGACATGGCCAACTACTGGTCGCCGTTCGGCCATGTCGTGGTGTTCCTCGGCGTGAACATCGGCGCGCTGGGTGTCCTCACCCTCGCCTCGCTCATGGGCATGCTGATCTCGAAGCGCCTCGGCCTGCGCGCCAAGCTGATGGCCGCCGGCGACACCAATCCGATGCGGGCGCACGGCGGCGTGGTCAACGAGAGCCAGACCGTGCGGCTCGGCGAGGTCGGCCAGCTGCTGACCACGGTCGCCGTGTCAGCGCTGATCATCGAGGCCTCGCTCGCGATACTCCTCTACCCCGCGCTCGTGATGGCCGAGGTCGACCCGATCGCGGCACTCTGGGAGGCCCCCTACTTCGCGGCGATGGCGTTCACGAACACCGGGTTCGCGCCGAACGACGGCGGCGTCGCCGTGTTCGCCGACGACTACCTCGTGCTCTCGCTCCTCATGGTGGGCGTCTTCCTCGGCAGCATCGGCTTCCCCGTCATCTACACCCTCGCCAAGCACGTCTGGCATGTGAAGCGCTGGTCGCTGCACACCAAGCTCACGCTCGTCACCACCATCCTGCTGTTCATCCTGGGTGCCGCCGTGTTCGTGGTCCTCGAGTTCAACAACCCCAAGACGTTCGGGTCGATGGATGCCACCGACACCACGTTCCAGGCCTTCTTCCTCTCGGCGATGACCCGCTCCGGTGGCTTCAACGTCATCGAGATGGACGATCTGAACGGCTCATCCCTGCTCGCCGCGAGCATGCTGATGTTCGTCGGCGGCGGCTCCGCCTCGACCGCCGGCGGCATCAAGGTGACCACTCTCGCGGTGCTGGCGATCGCGGTGTGGTCCGAGGCCAAGGGGCGCCAGTCGGTCGAGGCCTTCGGTCGCCGCATCCCGAGCGATGTGCAGCGCGTCGCCCTCAGCGTCGTCGCATGGGGCGCGACCATCGTCGCCCTATCGACGATCGTGATCGCCCAGATCACCAAGGCGGACATCAGCCATGTCCTGTTCGATGTCATCTCGGCGTTCGGCACTGTGGGGCTGTCGACAGGGCTCACCGCAGAGCTCCCCGATTCGGCGTCGTACGTCATGGCCGCGACCATCTTCATGGGCCGCGTTGGTACAGTGACTCTCGCCGCGGCAGTCGCCGCGACATCACGAACGCAGTACTACTCACTGCCCGTGGAAAGGCCGATCGTTGGTTGA
- a CDS encoding ArsR/SmtB family transcription factor: MTDIFDVIADGTRRDILQLLLRRTTEGEAGTSVSQIVADLGISQPTVSKHLKVLRDAELVTVREDGQRRFYSLAVEPLEAVDDWLVPFLVDAFGDGAPDIVYPGIPLNESATHAAEVVGRAAASAKHVVANALKRLGA, from the coding sequence ATGACGGACATCTTCGACGTGATCGCAGACGGTACGAGGCGAGACATCCTCCAGCTCCTGCTGCGGCGCACGACCGAAGGAGAGGCGGGCACGAGCGTCAGCCAGATCGTCGCCGATCTGGGCATCAGCCAGCCCACCGTGTCCAAGCACCTGAAGGTGTTGCGCGACGCCGAGCTCGTCACCGTGCGCGAAGACGGCCAGCGCCGCTTCTACAGTCTCGCGGTCGAGCCGCTCGAGGCCGTGGACGACTGGCTGGTGCCGTTCCTGGTCGACGCTTTCGGCGACGGTGCTCCCGACATCGTCTACCCGGGCATCCCGCTCAACGAAAGCGCCACCCATGCGGCCGAGGTCGTCGGACGTGCGGCGGCATCCGCGAAGCACGTCGTCGCCAACGCCCTCAAGCGGCTCGGAGCCTGA
- a CDS encoding DUF2071 domain-containing protein, which yields MNLLLRTLRGRMRRRLLLTYRVDPAVAGGIIPAPFRPQLVDGSAVGGVCLIALTELRPGWVRPRWGISTENAAHRFAVEWDEGGATRTGVYVIERHSSDIVPVVGGGRFFPGIQRRARFVIEETGARFRVGMEASDASVFADVEVTDGWESTLFPTVDDASQFYRAGSIGWSPRRDGRGAEAVELSTTRWVAEAGRVNEVGSSFFDGLPRGAAQIDSALVMRDLPVSWRRPATTCP from the coding sequence ATGAACCTTCTCCTGCGCACTCTCCGTGGCCGGATGCGGCGCCGTCTGCTGCTGACCTATCGGGTCGATCCCGCGGTCGCGGGCGGGATCATTCCCGCCCCCTTTCGACCCCAACTCGTCGACGGGAGCGCCGTCGGGGGAGTGTGCCTGATCGCGCTGACGGAGTTGCGTCCCGGCTGGGTGCGTCCGCGCTGGGGCATCTCCACGGAGAACGCCGCGCACCGATTCGCGGTCGAGTGGGACGAGGGCGGGGCGACGCGCACGGGCGTGTACGTCATCGAACGGCACTCCTCCGACATCGTGCCGGTCGTCGGGGGCGGCAGGTTCTTCCCGGGAATCCAGCGGCGCGCACGGTTCGTGATCGAGGAGACCGGTGCAAGATTCCGGGTCGGGATGGAGGCGTCCGACGCGAGCGTGTTCGCTGACGTCGAAGTGACCGACGGATGGGAGAGCACGCTCTTCCCGACGGTCGACGACGCCTCGCAGTTCTACCGGGCGGGCTCGATCGGCTGGTCGCCGCGGCGGGACGGCAGGGGAGCGGAGGCGGTGGAGCTGTCGACGACGCGGTGGGTCGCGGAGGCGGGGCGCGTGAACGAGGTCGGGTCGTCGTTCTTCGACGGGCTTCCGCGAGGGGCTGCGCAGATCGACAGTGCTCTCGTGATGCGCGACCTCCCCGTCAGTTGGCGCAGACCCGCAACGACTTGCCCCTGA
- a CDS encoding helix-turn-helix domain-containing protein, which translates to MPEVPDVRFLTVAEVAELMRVSKMTVYRLVHAGELPAVRFGRSYRVPESAVADALQRPIADVG; encoded by the coding sequence ATGCCCGAAGTTCCTGACGTCCGATTCCTCACGGTTGCTGAGGTCGCGGAGCTGATGCGCGTGTCCAAGATGACCGTGTATCGGCTCGTTCACGCGGGCGAGCTGCCGGCCGTCCGTTTCGGGCGCAGCTATCGCGTGCCCGAGTCTGCCGTAGCCGACGCGCTGCAGCGCCCGATCGCCGACGTCGGCTGA
- a CDS encoding 30S ribosomal protein bS22, translated as MGSVIKKRRKRMAKKKHRKLLRKTRHQRRNKK; from the coding sequence GTGGGTTCTGTCATCAAGAAGCGCCGCAAGCGCATGGCGAAGAAGAAGCACCGCAAGCTGCTTCGTAAGACTCGCCACCAGCGTCGCAACAAGAAGTAA
- a CDS encoding rhodanese-like domain-containing protein yields MKSITVTELAERTGIPLIDVREVDEFAAGHVPGAVNIPMSEIGNRLEELPAEAFDVICQAGGRSARVVEALESRGYDATNVEGGTGEWIAQGRQVEVPSA; encoded by the coding sequence ATGAAGTCGATCACCGTCACCGAGCTCGCCGAGCGCACCGGTATCCCGCTCATCGATGTGCGGGAGGTGGACGAGTTCGCCGCAGGCCACGTGCCCGGGGCCGTCAACATCCCGATGTCCGAGATCGGCAACCGGCTGGAAGAGCTCCCCGCGGAGGCGTTCGACGTCATCTGCCAGGCGGGTGGGCGGTCGGCGCGTGTGGTCGAGGCGCTGGAGTCGCGCGGCTACGACGCCACGAACGTCGAAGGTGGGACCGGCGAGTGGATCGCCCAGGGGCGCCAGGTCGAGGTGCCGTCGGCGTGA
- a CDS encoding glutaredoxin family protein has translation MTTLTLIGKPDCHLCDVASDVIDAVVAELPDAAAEQIEIVEASIQDDPALYELWWEKIPVVLIDGELHAHWRVAPDRLRDALEESLRADALTGTKESL, from the coding sequence GTGACCACGCTGACCCTGATCGGCAAGCCCGACTGTCACCTCTGCGACGTCGCCTCCGACGTCATCGATGCCGTCGTCGCCGAGCTGCCCGATGCCGCGGCCGAGCAGATCGAGATCGTCGAGGCCTCCATCCAGGACGACCCCGCGCTGTACGAGCTGTGGTGGGAGAAGATCCCGGTCGTGCTCATCGACGGCGAGCTGCACGCGCATTGGCGGGTGGCGCCCGATCGGCTGCGCGACGCGCTCGAGGAGTCTCTTCGCGCAGACGCGCTGACCGGAACGAAGGAATCTCTGTGA
- a CDS encoding Dabb family protein — translation MTIRHVVTWKLTAEDVAERGAQAAEVARRLNALDGVVPQLLSISAGANVAYPEANWDVTLVADFASIAAIEEYQMHPAHAEVAAYIRTVVASRVAVDFEV, via the coding sequence GTGACCATCCGCCATGTCGTGACCTGGAAGCTCACCGCCGAAGACGTCGCAGAGCGCGGTGCGCAGGCGGCTGAGGTCGCTCGCCGTCTGAACGCCCTCGACGGCGTCGTTCCGCAGCTCCTCTCCATCTCCGCGGGAGCGAACGTCGCCTACCCGGAAGCGAACTGGGACGTCACGCTCGTCGCGGACTTTGCCTCGATCGCGGCGATCGAGGAGTACCAGATGCACCCCGCACACGCCGAGGTGGCCGCGTACATCCGCACCGTGGTCGCGTCTCGCGTCGCCGTCGACTTCGAGGTCTGA
- a CDS encoding basic amino acid ABC transporter substrate-binding protein, with protein sequence MPRRNLIAGLALVATATLALAGCATGSSDAGSSDAPAADDKYGLVEAGTLTVCSDVPYPPFEVEDPSSETGYSGFDIDLLSAIAEKIDLKLSVQDVGFDALQSGTTLAAGTCDIGASAMTITDERKANLDFSDPYVDSLQSLLVRADSDIKSIDDLDGKNVGVQQGTTGETYAGENAPGAQLVQYPSDGELWPAMQAGQIDAILQDQPVNYVHEQDDPDYKIVETYPTDESYGFAFAKGEKDELRDAVNKALKELQDDGGYQKIYDKYLAAK encoded by the coding sequence ATGCCTCGTCGCAACCTCATCGCCGGTCTCGCCCTCGTGGCGACGGCCACCCTCGCGCTCGCCGGCTGCGCCACCGGATCATCCGACGCGGGCAGCAGTGACGCTCCCGCCGCCGACGACAAGTACGGTCTCGTCGAGGCCGGAACGCTCACCGTGTGCTCAGATGTCCCCTACCCGCCGTTCGAGGTCGAGGACCCGTCCAGCGAGACCGGCTATTCCGGATTCGATATCGATCTGCTCAGCGCGATCGCCGAGAAGATCGACCTGAAGCTCTCCGTGCAGGACGTGGGCTTCGACGCCCTGCAGTCGGGCACCACGCTTGCCGCCGGCACGTGCGACATCGGCGCTTCCGCGATGACGATCACCGACGAGCGCAAGGCCAACCTCGACTTCTCCGACCCGTACGTCGACTCGCTGCAGTCGCTTCTCGTGCGTGCCGACTCGGACATCAAGTCGATCGACGACCTCGACGGCAAGAACGTCGGTGTGCAGCAGGGAACGACCGGCGAGACCTACGCGGGCGAGAACGCTCCGGGCGCGCAGCTCGTGCAGTATCCCTCGGACGGTGAGCTGTGGCCGGCCATGCAGGCGGGTCAGATCGACGCGATCCTGCAGGACCAGCCCGTCAACTACGTGCACGAGCAGGATGACCCCGACTACAAGATCGTCGAGACGTACCCGACCGACGAGTCGTACGGCTTCGCCTTCGCCAAGGGGGAGAAGGACGAGCTGCGCGATGCCGTCAACAAGGCGCTCAAGGAGCTCCAGGACGACGGCGGCTACCAGAAGATCTACGACAAGTACCTCGCGGCCAAGTGA
- a CDS encoding amino acid ABC transporter permease, whose protein sequence is MALRRTTKSKLYRYSVYVVLLAIAVWAIVSTDWAKIGPLFFNPEVAAKMFPGIITTALVNTLWFTAVAFAGGLLLGVVLALMKLSTIAPFRWIATVWIELFRGLPAILTIFGIAFILPIALGVPGTKLGGPVVLGLIGLILVASAYMAETIRAGIQAVPKGQTEAARSLGMSPMKTTFWIIVPQGFRIIIPPLTNEFVLLLKDTSLLFVAGSFIWSKELTNFARDASTQNTNATPLIMAAILYLIVTIPLTRFSAWLERRMAKQR, encoded by the coding sequence ATGGCGTTGAGGCGTACCACCAAGAGCAAGCTGTATCGGTACTCGGTCTACGTCGTGCTGCTCGCGATCGCCGTCTGGGCGATCGTGAGCACCGACTGGGCGAAGATCGGGCCGCTGTTCTTCAATCCTGAGGTCGCGGCGAAGATGTTCCCCGGGATCATCACGACCGCCCTGGTCAACACGCTGTGGTTCACTGCCGTGGCCTTCGCTGGCGGCCTGCTGCTCGGCGTCGTGCTGGCGCTGATGAAGCTGTCGACCATCGCGCCGTTCCGGTGGATCGCGACGGTGTGGATCGAGTTGTTCCGCGGGCTTCCCGCGATCCTCACGATCTTCGGCATCGCCTTCATCCTGCCGATCGCACTGGGCGTCCCCGGCACGAAGCTCGGTGGGCCGGTGGTGCTCGGACTCATCGGTCTCATCCTCGTCGCTTCGGCGTACATGGCCGAGACGATCCGTGCCGGTATCCAGGCCGTTCCCAAGGGGCAGACCGAGGCCGCGCGCTCGCTCGGCATGTCGCCCATGAAGACGACGTTCTGGATCATCGTGCCGCAGGGGTTCCGGATCATCATCCCGCCCCTGACCAACGAGTTCGTGCTGCTGCTGAAGGACACGTCGCTGCTGTTCGTGGCGGGTTCCTTCATCTGGTCGAAGGAGCTGACGAACTTCGCCCGTGATGCATCGACGCAGAACACCAACGCGACGCCGCTGATCATGGCGGCGATCCTGTACCTGATCGTGACGATCCCGCTCACGCGCTTCAGCGCGTGGCTCGAACGACGGATGGCGAAGCAGCGATGA
- a CDS encoding amino acid ABC transporter ATP-binding protein has translation MITDLIDVHAPAIDVQGLVKSFGDNEVLKGIDLTVTKGEVVCVIGPSGSGKSTLLRSVNLLEEPTGGKVLIEGIDITDPDVDIDRVRTRIGMVFQSFNLFPHLDVMGNLTIAQQRVKKRSKAEAARVAKEMLARVGLAEKADAYPGHLSGGQQQRVAIARALCMNPDMMLFDEPTSALDPELVGEVLQVMRSLADEGMTMLVVTHEMGFAREVGSRLIFMDGGHIVEEGDPREVLGNPQHPRTKDFLSRVL, from the coding sequence ATGATCACCGATCTGATTGATGTCCACGCCCCCGCGATCGATGTGCAGGGGCTCGTGAAGTCGTTCGGCGACAACGAGGTGCTCAAGGGCATCGACCTCACCGTCACCAAGGGCGAGGTCGTGTGCGTGATCGGACCCTCGGGCTCGGGAAAGTCGACGCTGCTGCGGTCGGTGAACCTGCTCGAGGAGCCGACCGGCGGCAAGGTGCTGATCGAGGGGATCGACATCACCGACCCCGACGTCGACATCGACCGCGTGCGCACCCGCATCGGCATGGTGTTCCAGAGCTTCAACCTCTTCCCGCACCTCGATGTGATGGGGAACCTCACGATCGCGCAGCAGCGCGTGAAGAAGCGCTCGAAGGCTGAGGCGGCGAGGGTCGCGAAGGAGATGCTCGCCCGCGTCGGGCTGGCGGAGAAGGCCGATGCCTACCCCGGGCATCTGTCGGGAGGACAGCAGCAGCGTGTGGCGATCGCGCGTGCGCTGTGCATGAACCCCGACATGATGCTGTTCGACGAGCCGACATCGGCGCTCGACCCCGAACTGGTCGGCGAGGTGCTGCAGGTCATGCGCTCGCTCGCCGATGAGGGGATGACGATGCTCGTCGTCACGCACGAGATGGGCTTCGCGCGCGAGGTCGGGTCTCGCCTGATCTTCATGGACGGTGGACACATCGTCGAGGAAGGCGACCCGCGCGAGGTTCTCGGCAACCCGCAGCACCCGCGCACGAAGGACTTCCTTTCGCGCGTGCTCTGA
- a CDS encoding YegP family protein has product MAGKFELYTDKSGEYRFRLKAGNGEVIAISEGYSSKSAALNGIDSVRRNAADAEVVEAD; this is encoded by the coding sequence ATGGCAGGCAAGTTCGAGCTGTACACCGACAAGTCCGGCGAGTACCGGTTCCGTCTGAAGGCCGGCAACGGCGAGGTCATCGCGATCAGCGAGGGCTACTCGTCGAAGTCCGCCGCGCTGAACGGGATCGACTCCGTCCGCCGGAACGCCGCAGACGCCGAGGTCGTCGAAGCCGACTGA
- a CDS encoding ABC transporter ATP-binding protein, translating to MTVDHALPRTKDNLLLAQAGEGTRVELQGIVKSYAGNRVLHGVDLDIAPGEFVSLLGPSGCGKTTLLRVLAGLEGADEGAVLLGGGDVSRVPTNKRDIGMVFQSYSLFPHLRVAENTAFGLRRRGIGKAEAARRAVDALALVGLADFADRFPHQLSGGQQQRVALARALVTEPKVLLLDEPLSALDAKVRVQLRDEIRRIQLRLGITTVFVTHDQEEALAVSDRIAVMNAGRIEQIGSPEELYTMPSTAGVAAFVGLSSVVSGVAEGDHVMVWGQRLPLQSPADGPVDVYLRPENVYFASEKDAAADALVEESTFLGSMRRTLVRTESGELVRVQHAPGTHPAFGDRVRIAIAPEPVAVHPRG from the coding sequence ATGACCGTCGACCACGCGCTGCCGCGCACCAAGGACAACCTGCTGCTCGCCCAGGCGGGTGAAGGCACTCGCGTCGAGCTGCAGGGCATCGTCAAGAGCTACGCCGGCAACCGGGTGCTGCACGGGGTCGATCTCGACATCGCTCCCGGTGAGTTCGTCTCCCTTCTCGGTCCCTCCGGCTGCGGCAAGACGACTCTGCTGCGGGTGCTCGCAGGCCTCGAGGGCGCCGACGAGGGTGCGGTGCTCCTGGGCGGTGGCGACGTCTCGCGGGTGCCCACGAACAAGCGCGACATCGGGATGGTCTTCCAGTCCTACTCGCTGTTCCCGCACCTGCGGGTTGCTGAGAACACTGCTTTCGGCCTGCGCCGGCGCGGGATCGGCAAAGCCGAGGCAGCGCGCCGCGCCGTCGATGCTCTCGCTCTGGTCGGCCTCGCCGACTTCGCCGACCGGTTCCCGCACCAGCTCTCGGGCGGACAGCAACAGCGGGTCGCGCTGGCACGCGCGCTGGTGACCGAGCCCAAGGTGCTGCTGCTCGACGAGCCGCTCTCCGCGCTCGACGCGAAGGTGCGGGTCCAGCTGCGCGACGAGATCCGCCGCATCCAGCTGCGACTCGGCATCACGACCGTCTTCGTCACCCACGACCAGGAGGAGGCGCTGGCCGTCTCCGACCGGATCGCCGTGATGAACGCCGGCCGCATCGAGCAGATCGGATCGCCGGAGGAGCTCTACACGATGCCCTCCACAGCCGGCGTCGCCGCCTTCGTCGGGCTGTCCAGCGTCGTGTCGGGGGTCGCCGAGGGCGATCACGTCATGGTGTGGGGGCAGCGACTTCCCCTGCAGTCGCCGGCCGACGGCCCGGTCGATGTGTACCTGCGACCCGAGAACGTCTACTTCGCTTCCGAGAAGGATGCCGCAGCCGACGCCCTGGTTGAGGAGAGCACCTTCCTCGGGAGCATGCGTCGCACGCTCGTGCGCACCGAGTCCGGTGAGCTGGTGCGCGTGCAGCATGCCCCGGGAACCCACCCGGCGTTCGGTGATCGGGTGCGCATCGCGATCGCTCCCGAGCCGGTCGCGGTTCATCCCCGCGGCTGA
- a CDS encoding ABC transporter permease, whose translation MNRLGPSLATRWAIGILVGAFFAVPLVSTFLFTLRDPEGGLSFARWTALFDPAAAATLKPIWTGLGNSLVLAVVTVAIVLLLLAPTMILVNLRFPNLKPAFEFAVLLPISIPAIVLVVGLAPIYVQIGRAFGTGTWTLAFAYGITVLPFAFRSIQASIDAADLRTLSEAARSLGASWPTVVLKVLAPNLRQGLLAASLISIAVVLGEFTIASLLNRQVFQTAMVVVNKQDPYAPAIFTLLAMVFVFLLLLLIGRVARGTGKARS comes from the coding sequence GTGAACCGACTCGGCCCCTCTCTCGCGACCCGCTGGGCCATCGGCATCCTGGTCGGTGCGTTCTTCGCCGTTCCCCTCGTGTCGACTTTCCTCTTCACCCTCCGCGACCCCGAAGGCGGGCTGTCGTTCGCACGCTGGACCGCGTTGTTCGACCCCGCGGCCGCGGCGACGCTCAAGCCGATCTGGACGGGGTTGGGCAACTCCCTGGTGCTCGCCGTCGTCACCGTCGCGATCGTGCTGTTGCTGCTCGCGCCGACGATGATCCTGGTGAACCTGCGCTTCCCGAACCTCAAGCCCGCTTTCGAATTCGCGGTGCTGCTGCCCATCTCGATCCCGGCGATCGTGCTCGTGGTCGGGCTGGCCCCGATCTACGTGCAGATCGGCCGTGCGTTCGGCACCGGCACCTGGACGCTCGCGTTCGCCTACGGGATCACCGTGTTGCCGTTCGCGTTCCGGTCGATCCAGGCATCGATCGACGCCGCCGACCTGCGCACCCTCTCCGAGGCCGCACGTTCGCTCGGCGCGAGCTGGCCGACGGTCGTGCTGAAAGTGCTCGCCCCGAACCTCCGCCAGGGGCTGCTCGCCGCATCTCTCATCTCCATCGCCGTGGTGCTCGGAGAGTTCACGATCGCCTCCCTCCTGAACCGCCAGGTGTTCCAGACCGCCATGGTCGTGGTGAACAAACAGGATCCGTACGCGCCGGCCATCTTCACCCTGCTCGCGATGGTGTTCGTGTTCCTCCTGCTCCTCCTGATCGGCCGCGTCGCGCGCGGCACCGGAAAGGCCCGCTCATGA